The following nucleotide sequence is from Podospora bellae-mahoneyi strain CBS 112042 chromosome 1 map unlocalized CBS112042p_1, whole genome shotgun sequence.
CTCTGGAGGAGATACTCCCCCAGGACTCTCAATGGGTCTTTTGGTCTGTCATTGTACTATCAGTCACTTCGCCCTTCTCGCCTGCGATACACTCAGTGGGACAAGAGGACTTACTGCTCCCTGGCAACGAGCTTCATACCCTCCAGCAAAACACCCGTGATCTTGGAGTTGATGTACTGCCTAACTGGTGCGCCGTGGAGAGGGGGTTCAGAGGGCATCGGGATGGTAGTTGTTtgagcggtggtgttggttggaggggggacaGTAGCTTGTTGTTCTGGTGGGTGAACGGAGGTTGCGCGCGAGTTAAaggctgttgctggcgcGGTGAAGCCTGGGatgtgggggagagggattggggtggttgttcggggtgttggggtgctgctgtggggaagcggagggggttgttgttgttgctgttgctgctgctgctgcttgcgAGGGGGAGGCATTGTTAGAGATTTGTCGCTGtaagggggtgggaagggagaTGTACTGGGGCTGATGGCGCATCGGTCATGGGGGTGTCGATTGATGGGTTGACAAGGC
It contains:
- the SDC1 gene encoding COMPASS (complex proteins associated with Set1p) component (COG:K; EggNog:ENOG503P8ID) translates to MADQQQPPLPEATNGLVNPSIDTPMTDAPSAPPPRKQQQQQQQQQQPPPLPHSSTPTPRTTTPIPLPHIPGFTAPATAFNSRATSVHPPEQQATVPPPTNTTAQTTTIPMPSEPPLHGAPVRQYINSKITGVLLEGMKLVAREQPKDPLRVLGEYLLQRSNEIEQQGGQKGE